AAAGCTGCAGTTTTTAAACTACCTGCGGTCTGTGGACGCCTGCAACGACGCTTTAGTTTCCTATATGCTCAAGCATCCGGAGCTGGCGGATGTCCCGGAGGCCGGGGAGGAAGAGGACATCTCCCCCACTCCCCAGGAGCAGGGTGAGGCCTTGCTGGATCAGCTCCCCGGGTCCGCCGTCACCTCTCAGATGCTGCTGGACGCGGGGCTCTCGTCCTACTATGTCTTCTCCCAGCTGCGGGAGGAGCTGAACCTTCCCTCTGGCTTTACCATGGAACAGGCCAGGATGGTGCTGGGTATCCGCTATGAGCTGTCCCTGCGCCGCGCCAGCGGATACACGGACTATACTCTGGTGGAGGACGTGGACACTGCCTTTATCTCCATGGTGACGGATGGAAACTATGCCGGGGCCGAGATCTCTCAGTCCACGGTCCGGGAGTATGAGACGACCGCTGCCGCTCATATCCTGGGTCTGGTAGGGCCGTTGTATCCTGAGGACTTGGAAAACCCCTTTTATGACGACTATCCTCAAAATGCCACTGTGGGCAAGAGCGGCGTGGAGGCCGCCTTTGAGGAATATCTGCGGGGCAAGAACGGCCGCCGGGTGATCTCCACCAACAGTGAGGGAAAGATTACCGGCCAGTACTATGCAACGGAGCCTGAGCCCGGCAGTACCGTGGAGCTGACCATTGACCTGGAGCTGCAGCAGACAGTGGAGGCAATCCTGGCGGAGGCTGTAACAGCGATGAACAAGGACGGCCTGACAGACCGCGGCGCCGCCGCGGTGGTGGAGCTGGTGGACAGCGGAGAGCTCTTGGCGCTTGCCAACTACCCCACCTATGATCTCTCCACCTACCGCCAGGACTATACAGAGCTCTCGGAAGACCCTGCCCACCCCCTCTATAACCGCGCCACCTCCACCCCCTACGCTCCCGGCTCCACCATCAAGCCTCTGACGGCGGTGGCGGCCCTGGAGGAGGGAATCGTGTCCCCCACAGATAAGATTTATTCTCCCTACACCTGGCGTTATCCAGGAGACCCCAACAGCTACAGCAACTGCGCCGGCGGCAGCCACGGCTGGATCAACGTCTCTCAGGCCATCACCAAATCCTGCAACTATTTCTTTTCGGAGATGGGCTACCAGCTGGGGATGGACAATCTGCGGGAATACCTCTCCGCCTTTGGCCTGGGCGCCCACACCGGCATTGAGACCGGCGACAACACCGGCACGCTGCCGGAAAACCGCCCCGGTGAGGACCAGGCTCCCTGGGCTGGCTACGGCCAGGCCAACCAGGCGTATACCCCTCTTCAATTAGCCAACTATATCTGCACGCTGGTCTCCGGAGGCGTCCGCCGGGAGCCCCATCTGCTGAAAGCCGTCAAGAGCTATGATAATTCCCAGGTGCTTGCCGTGGGCAATACCGAGCCTGTCCAGACCCTGGAGCTTCATGACGCCACTCTGGAGGCTGTGAAAAAAGGCATGTATGGCTATACCCAGCCCGGCGGCTCTGTCGCCGCCTATTTCCAAAACTGTGTGGTGACAGCCGGCGCCAAGACCGGCACCTCCCAGCTGGGCGGCGACCAGAAGGATAACGGCGTGTTCGTCTGCTTTGCCCCATACGATGACCCGGAGATTGTGGTGTCCATTGTTATTGAGCACGCCGGCTCAGGCGCTGCGCTGGCCCCTTCCGCAGTCAAAATTCTCAACGCCTATTTTTCTGCGGACAACGTCTCCGGCTCTATCACTGGGGAGAACCAGCTTCTGCCCTGATTTCCCTGCCTTTGTTTCACGTGAAACCGTTTCCTGATTTCTCATAAAGGAGTTGCTCCCATGCGCGAGCCTTTTGTGTTTGATCCCCGCCATCCGCTCTGTAAAACCCCGTTCGGCGCCGCAGTCTGCGGCTCCCAAATCGCCCTCCGCTGCCGTCCCCTGGCGGCGGAGGGTTTTACGCACTGTGCCTTGATTCTCCAGCAGGAGTTTTCCGGCCTCCGGCAGGAGCTGAAGGCTTCCTTTTCCGGCATTGAGGGAGACCGGGCCTGCTTTGCCCTGGACTTTTCCGCCCCAGCGGAGCCGGAGCTGGTGTGGTACGCCTTCCGCCTCTGGCGGGACGATGGCTCCGGCTGTATGCTGGACAAGACCGGCTACCGCAGCGACGGCGGGTGGGACCCCTGGCAGCTGACCGTTTACCAGAAGAGCTTTTCCCCAACGTGGTTTGGCCAGGGCATCACCTATCAGATCTTCCCGGATCGCTTTTGCCGGCTGGAGGTTCCCTCTCCGGAGGGACTTGTGGGTGAGCGCTGGGTCCATCAGGACTGGGCAGAGGCTCCCGCCTGGCGGCCGGAAGCGGACGGAGAGGTGCGGAACCGGGACTTTTTCGGCGGCTCCCTACAGGGAATTGTCTCCAAGCTCCCCTATTTGAAAGAACTGGGCGTGACCACGCTGTACCTCTGCCCGATCTTTGAATCCGCCTCCAACCACCGTTATAACACGGCGGACTATACCCGGATTGACCCCATGCTGGGGGATGAAGAAGATTTCAAACTTCTTTGCCGGGAGGCGGGTCGGCTGGATATGCGCGTGCTGCTGGACGGAGTGTTCAACCACACCGGCTCTCAGAGCCGCTACTTCAACGCCGATGGATTTTACTCCACGCTGGGCGCCGCCCAAAGCACGGAGAGTCCCTATTATGACTGGTACTCCTTCCACCCCTGGCCGGAGGACTATGACGCCTGGTGGGGAATCAAGACCCTGCCCGCTGTCCGGGAGGAGGCCGAAAGTTATCTGGACTATATCATCGACGGACCTGATTCCGTGGTCCGCAGATGGCTGCGCGCAGGCGCCTCTGGCTGGCGCCTGGACGTGGCTGACGAGCTACCGGACTGGTTTATCCGCAAAATCCGCGCCGCAGCAGAGGAAACGAAGCCCGACGCGGTGCTGCTGGGCGAGGTATGGGAGGACGCCAGCAATAAAATCGCCTATTCAAAGCGGCGGAAATACCTGCTGGGCGACGAGCTTCACGGAGTCATGAACTATCCCTTCCGCACCGCTCTGCTGGCCTATCTACAGGGCGGTGACGCCGACGGCTTTCGGGAAGCCATGGAAACCCTGCGGGAAAACTACCCGCCCGCAGCCTTTTCTTCCCTCATGAATTTTCTGGGTACCCACGACACACCCCGCATTTTGACGGTGCTGGGGGCGGATCGGATTCCGGAGAGCAAGGAGGAGCGGGCCATATACCGCCTCTCCCCCGCCCAGCGCCAGCGGGGGCTGGAGCTGGTAAGACTGGCGGCGCTGGTCCTCTTTACCTTCCCCGGCTCTCCCACCGTCTATTATGGCGATGAAATTGGCCTGGAGGGCTGGGAGGACCCCTTTAACCGGGGCACCTACTCCTGGGAGAGCGGCGACCGGGAGCTGCTGGCTTATTTTCAACGCCTGGGAGCCTTGCACCGCAGCTGTCCCCCCCTGCGGGAGGGCTCCATCCAATGGCTCTACACCTCCGGCCCCCTGCTGATCTTTGCCCGGGAGCTGGAGAAAAGTCGCCTGATCACCGTTTTAAACGCCTCTGATCAGGAGAGAGAGCTTCCTCTGTCCGAACCCAAAGTCCGGAATCTGCTCACCGGCGCCGTCCTTTCCCCGGAGGACGGCCGGCTCCGCCTGCCGCCCCGGACGGGTCTGCTGCTGACGGAGGATTGCCCCGGTTAAAAGGCGATGGCTGCCCAAGCATAGCGCGCCTCCCGTGGCATCTGTTCCGGGGAAGGGCTGTCCCCTCATTTTTTAAGGTCAGTGAGCATTTCCTGAAATCTCTCATCACGGTCCGCAGGCAAAGGTTTTTTTGTGGTTTCACGTGAAACATCCCCCAAATTCTCTTTCCAGCAAATCGCGCTGTTTCACGTGAAACAGATTTCTTTTGCGAAATTTCTTCGGTTTCCCTTGCCAGCAGCGAAGGAGCTTGCTATAATAAATCAGATCTTGAACCATACTCAGAAAGGAGGTGCCTCTGTGGGAAAAATCGTCGCCATTGTCAACCAAAAGGGCGGTGTGGGAAAGACAACCACCTGCGTCAACCTCACTGCCGCGCTGACAGAGGCTGGCAAACGGGTTCTGCTGTGCGACTTTGATCCTCAGGCCAACGCCACCTCCGGCATGGGCGTGGACAAAACCGTTTCCAAGGGAATCTATGAGGTGGTCATCGGAGATGTTCCCGCCGATCACGCCATTGTCCAAACCCGCTGGGGAGATGTGCTGCCCAGCAACAAGGCCCTGGCTGGCGCCGGCGTGGAGCTCATTGCCCTGGAACAGCGGGAGTCCTTGTTGCGCAAGGCGTTGGCCCCTGTCCGGGATGTGTACGACTTCATTTTTATTGACTGCCCTCCCTCCCTGGAGCTGTTGACGCTGAATGCCCTGTGCGCCGCCGACTCTGTGCTGGTGCCGGTCCAGGGAGAATATTACGCCCTGGAGGGACTCAGCGACCTGATGAATACCATCCGGCTGGTACGCCGCTCCCTGAACACGAAGCTGGCGCTGGAGGGCGTCCTGTTGACCATGTTTGACGGGCGGACCAATCTGGCCCTACAGGTGGCGGAAGAGGTCAAGCATTACTTCCCTGGGAACGTCTATGCCACGGTGGTTCCCCGAAATGTCCGGCTCTCGGAAGCTCCCAGCCACGGCAAGCCGATTGCCGCCTATGACCGTACCTCACGGGGGGCCGAGGCCTATACCGCCCTGGCGGCGGAATTTTTAAAGCGGCAAACCCCTTGAGCCGCTTGGAAAGGAGCGCATTTTTATGGCATCCAAAAAGCCCTCCGGCCTGGGCCGCGGACTTGGGGCCCTGCTGGGCGACGACGTGATGAATGCCGACGCCCAGACCGTCACCACACTGCCCATTGCCGAGGTGGAGAGCAACTCCGCCCAGCCCCGCAAGTATTTTGACGACGCTGCCCTGGCAGAGCTGGCGGAGTCCATCCGGCTCCACGGCATCATCCAGCCCCTGACGGTCCGGAAGCTCTCCTCCGGCTACTACCAGATCATTGCCGGCGAGCGCCGGTGGCGGGCCGCACGGCTGGCCGGACTCAAGGAGGTTCCGGTGGTGGTCATGGAGGCCGACGACCGCAAGGCCGCGGAGCTTGCCATGATTGAAAACCTCCAGCGGGAGGATCTGAACCCGATGGAGGAGGCCCTAGGCTACCAGGCGCTGATTCAGCAGTATCACATGACTCAGGAGGAGGCCGCCGCCCGGGTGGGCAAATCCCGCCCCGCCGTAGCCAACTCCCTGCGGCTTTTGGAGCTGGACCCAAGCGTGCAGCAGCAGGTAGTGGAGGGCCGACTCTCCGCTGGCCATGCCCGGGCACTGGTCCCCCTCTCCCCCGCGCTGCAGGTGCGGGCCGCGGGCACCATTCTTCAGGGCGGACTCTCTGTCCGCCAGACAGAGACGCTGGCCAAGCGCCTGGCTGCTGAGAAAAAAGCAAAACGAAGCCCCGCCGCCAACCAGGTCAATTACGCCGCCGAAGCCCAACAATCTTTGTCCTCGGCGCTTGGACGCAAGGTCCGGATTGTCACCGGCCGGAACAAGGGCCGCATTGAACTCGAATACTATGGGATGGATGATCTCAATGACCTGTTGGAGGCCCTCGCCCTCCTCAAGCAATCCCGGAAAGGACCGAAAAGCCCATGAGTCAGGAACCAGAAATCAAACCCACCGCGCCGGAGACGGCGGACAAGCCCCAGACGTCCCCGGCGGACAAGCCCGGCAAAAAGCCGGTGGTGGTCTATATCATGATCCTTTTTATCGCCGCTTTTTTACTGATGGCCCTGTCTTTCTTCATGCACCAGCGGAGCAACTCCGAGGTGCTCGGTGAGCTGCAAAACTCCGTCACCACCATGCAGGAGGTGCAGCGGGAGCAGGAAAAAATCATGGAGCTGCAGGAGGAGTTGGCTTCCATGCAGGAAGAGCTGACGGCCCTGCAGGAGGAGGCCGACCAGCAGCAAAGCGCCGCCCAGGCCCAACAGGAGGCAGACGCCGCCGCGATGGAGGCTCTAACCTCCCTATACCGTCTACAGCAGGAGTACAGCGCCAGACACTACGAAAACTGCCAGGAGATCATTGAGGAGATGGAGCGCAGCGGAGCCCCCTCCCTGCTCCCGCAGGATGTGGGCAGCGGCATCACGCCGCCCGACGAGCGCTATCAGGAGCTGAAAGCCGCCGTGGAGGATCATCTGTGAGCCTTCACAACTGGCAGAGGCCCGTTTGATGATGGAACTAGCTTCTATGAAAAGAGGAGAGAATTGCTGTGTTAGATATCCGTTTTGTCCGGGAGAATCCCGAGATCGTCAAGGAAAATATCAAGAAGAAGTTCCAGGATGCCAAGCTGCCCCTGGTGGACGAGGTCATCGCGCTGGATGCCAAACGCCGCGCGGCGATTGCAGAGGCGGACCAGCTGCGCGCGGACCGCAACCGCCTGAGCAAGCAGGTAGGCATGCTGATGGGCCAGGCCAAAAAAGACCCCTCTAAGCTGGAGGAAGCCGAGGCTGTCAAGGCCCAAGTCAAGGAGCAAGCCGACCGCCTGGCGGAGCTGGAGCGGCAGGAGGCGGAGCTGGAGGAACGGGTCCACCATCTCATGCTGGTGATCCCCAACATCATTGATCCCTCCGTGCCCATCGGCCCGGACGACTCCGCCAACGTGGAGGTGGAGCGCTTCGGGGAGGCCAAGGTTCCCGACTTCCCCATCCCCTATCACACGGAGATTATGGAGTCCTTCAACGGCATTGATCTGGACGCCGCAGGCCGGGTCTCCGGCAATGGGTTCTACTATCTGCTGGGGGACATCGCCCGCCTCCACGAGGCGGTGCTGGCCTATGGCCGGGACTTCATGATTGACAAGGGGTTCACCTATTGTATTCCCCCCTTCATGATTCACGGCAACGTGGTGGAGGGCGTCATGAGCCAAACGGACATGGACGCCATGATGTACAAGATCGAGGGCGAGGACCTCTATCTGATCGGCACCAGCGAGCACTCCATGATCGGCCGTTTTATTGACCAGATTCTGCCAGCGGAGAGCCTGCCCCAGACCCTGACCTCCTACTCCCCCTGCTTCCGCAAGGAAAAGGGCGCCCACGGCATTGAGGAGCGGGGCGTGTACCGCATCCATCAGTTTGAAAAGCAGGAGATGATCGTGGTCTGCAAGCCCGAGGAGTCCAAAGACTGGTACGAAAAGCTCTGGCGCTACTCTGTGGAGCTGTTCCGCTCCCTGGACATCCCCGTGCGGCAGTTGGAGTGCTGCTCCGGCGACCTGGCGGACCTGAAGGTGAAGAGCTGTGATATCGAGGCCTGGAGTCCCCGGCAGCAGAAGTTCTTCGAGGTCTGCTCCTGCTCCAACCTGGGCGACGCCCAGGCCCGCCGCCTGCGCATCCGCTATAAAGACGAAAGCGGCAAGATGCAGCTGTGCCACACCCTCAACAACACCTGTGTGGCCCCGCCCCGGATGCTGATCGCCTTCCTGGAGAACAATCTCCAGGCCGACGGAACGGTGTTGATTCCGGAGGTCCTGCGGCCCTACATGGGCGGTAAGGAGAAGCTGACGCCTAAAAAGTAATACAAAAAGTATTATCATTTAAAAATAATACCAATATAACCCCCGTCCCCAGCATTAGGAACGGTGCGTGTATCCAGAAACGATCTCTTCACGGCCTGTGATCGGCCTGCGCCGCAGCGGATACCAATGCTGAGCCAGCCCCGTCCTGTGGGTCATCTCTTGCTTTGATCAATTCACATAGAAAGGAAGCCTGTTTATGTCGAAAACCACCGGCTTGATCGCCGAATTCAAGCAATTCATTGCCCGGGGAAATGTGATGGACATGGCAGTAGGCGTCATCGTGGGCGGCGCCTTCAAGGCCATCGCGGACTCCCTGGTGAATGATATCATCAACCCCATTCTGGGAATCTTTGCCGGCGGAAACGAGAGCCTCTCCGCTCTGGCCATTCATCTCCCCGGCGGTGGAGACCTGCTGATCGGCAGCTTCCTCAACGCGGTTTTGAATTTCCTCATCATGGCGTTTGTCGTCTTCTGTCTGGTCAAAAGCATCAACAAATTCCACCGGAAAAAGGAGAAGGCCGCGCCTCCTCCGGCGCCTCCGGAGCCCTCTGCTGAGGAACGGCTGCTGACGGAAATCCGGGACCTCTTGAAGGAGCGGGGCTGATGGAGGAGCTTTTGCGCCAGGGCCTGACGGCCCTGGGCCTGCCGCCGGAGAGCGCACCTGATCTTGCCCGGTACGGCGAAATGCTGCGGGAAAAAAATCGGGTGATGAACCTGACCGCCATCGAAGACCCGGCGGAGATTGCCGCGCTGCACTTTCTGGACAGCGCCGCTCTGCTGACCTTGGCGGATTTCCGGAACAAGCGCGTTGCGGATGTGGGCACCGGCGCAGGCTTTCCGGGGCTTCCCCTGCGGATTCTGGAGCCCTCCCTCAGCCTGACCCTGCTGGACGCTCAGAATAAACGGGTGGAGTTTTTAAAGGAGGTCTGCGCTGCTCTGGGTCTTTCAGATGTCACATGCGTCCACGCCAGGGCCGAGGAGTTCGCCGCGGACCACCGAGAGGGCTTTGATCTCGTGGTATCCCGGGCCGTCGCCAATCTGCGGCTGCTCGCGGAGCTGTGCCTGCCTCTGGTGAAGGAGGGCGGGCGCTTTCTGGCCATGAAATCTGTGGACAGCGATCAGGAGCTGGCAGAGTCCCGGCACGCCATTGAGACCTTGGGCGGGGCCGTGGAAACAGCCTCTTCGTATGTCATTCCAGGCACCGAGATTCGTCACCGGGTAATTTTTATAAAAAAACTGCGGAAAACCGACAAAAAATACCCAAGAACATTTGCAAAAATTAAGAAACATCCGTTATAATGATCTAGTAAACACATTTGGCTGGAGGAATGTCACTGATGGGACAGTGTATCGCCGTGGTGTCCGGCAAGGGCGGCACCGGAAAAACCTCCTTTACCGCCGGCGTGGGCGCGGCACTGGCTCTGTCCGGCCTGCGGGTGCTGTGCGTGGACTGCGACATCGGCCTGCGGAACCTGGATATTGCCCTGGGCCTTTCCGACGCGGCTCTGATGGATTTTTCCGACGTGGCCCAACAGCGCTGCACCCTGGAAAGGGCGGTGGTGTCCCACCCCCAGCTGGCAAAGCTCTCCTTGCTGACGGCTCCGATCCGCCAGCGGGGGCAGCCTGTGACCGGGGAACAGATGGCATCCCTTCTGCGCGCCGTCCGGATACAATACGACTTCTGCCTGCTGGACGCCCCAGCGGGCCTGGGCGATGGCTTTTTGCTGGCAACCGCCGCCGCGGACCGCTGCGTGGTAGTTACCACAGCGGATGCCTCCTCCCTGCGGGATGCCCAGCACACGGTGATGGAGCTGGGCCGCTTTGGTCCAGGAAAGCTCCATCTGGTGGTCAACCGGGTCCGGAAAAAGCTGCTGCGCAGTATGCACGCCACTATTGACGACGCTATGGACAAGGCAGGTCTGCCGCTTCTTGGCGTTGTGCCGGAGGACGACGCTCTGCCGCTGGCCCTCAACCGGGGCTCGCCCATTCTCCTCTCGGCGCCGGCCAGTCCCGCGTCCTCCGCCTATCGAAATATCGCAACCCGTCTGCGGGGCGGCAAAGCCCCCCTGCTGCGAATCAAATAAAGAAAGGAGCGCCACGATGAATATTGCTCTCATGTCTCACGACAACAAGAAGGAACTCATGGTCCAATTCTGTACGGCCTATGCGGGCATCCTCTCCAAGCATCATATCTACGCCACCAACACCACCGGCCACATGGTTGCCGACGCCACCGGCCTCAAGGTCCACTGCTTTTTGACTTATGCCCACGGCGGCAGCCAGCAGATCGGCGCCCGGATTGCCTACAATGAGTTTGACCTGGTGATCTTCTTCAATGATCCCAGCCGGGAGGACATGGCCGGAGACATCTCCTATATCTCCCGGCTGTGTGACCAGAATAACATCCCCTTTGCCAGCAACATCGCAACCGCCGAGATGCTGGTGCTGGGTCTGGCCCGGGGCGATCTGGACTGGCGGTGCATTGTCAATCCCTCCACCCGGCCCATTGCCTGAGCTCCCCCCAACGCCGTCTCAGGACGGCGTTTTCCAACGAACCGACCCCATCAGCCCCGCATCGCGGCGACTACACAAGATAGAAGGAGCAACCACCATGGCTACGATGACCCCCCGGACTCTGTCCGGCTTTATGGAGCTGCTGCCAAAACCCCAGCAGCAAATGGAACGGATGATGGAAATTCTGCGGCGCACTTACGCCCTGTATGGCTTCACCCCGCTGGACACCCCGGTGATTGAGGCTGCGGAGGTGCTCCTGGCCAAGGGCGGCGGCGAGACGGAAAAGCAGATTTACCGCTTCCAAAAGGGCGACGCGGACCTAGCTCTGCGCTTTGACTTGACGGTGCCCCTGGCCAAATATGTGGCCCTGCACTACAACGACCTCTCCTTCCCCTTCCGCCGGTATCAGATCGGCAAGGTTTACCGGGGAGAACGGGCCCAGCGGGGCCGCTTCCGGGAATTCTACCAGGCCGACATTGACATCATCGGGGACGGCAGACTTTCCATCACCAACGAGGCGGAGATTCCCGCCATCATTTACAAGACCTTTTCCACCTTGGGTCTCAGGCGCTTTCAAATTCGGGTCAATAATCGCAAGATCCTCAACGGCTTTTACGCCATGCTGGGTCTTACGGAGAAATCCGGAGACGTGATGCGCACGGTGGACAAGCTGGACAAAATCGGCCCGGAGAAGGTAAAGTCCATCCTGGTGGAGGACGTGGGGGTGAGCCCCGCCGCCGCAGACGAGGTCCTCTCCTTCATCGCCATCGGCGGGGGAAACCAGGCCGTGCTGGCAGCGCTGGAGGGCTATCAGAGCCGCAGCGCCGTGTTCGACGAGGGCCTGGAGGAATTGCGGACTGTGGTAAAGTACCTCTCCGCCTTCGGCGTACCGGAGGAAAACTTTGCCGTGGACCTGACCATTGCCCGGGGCTTGGACTACTACACCGGCACCGTCTACGAGACCACCCTTCTAGACCATCCAGAGATCGGTTCCGTGTGTTCCGGCGGCCGGTATGATAACTTAGCGGAATATTATACAGAAAAACAACTCCCCGGCGTAGGGATTTCCATCGGCCTAACCCGGCTCTTCTATGTTTTGGGGGAGCAGGGGCTTTTGAACCCGGACCTCCCCACCGCCCCGGCGGACGTGCTGATCCTGCCCATGACGGAGGACCTCTCCGCCGCCATTGCCCTGGCCACACAGCTGCGGGAAAACGGCATCCGGACCCAGCTCCACTGCGAGGAGAAGAAGTTCAAGCAGAAGATCAGCTACGCCGACAAGCTGGGCATCCCCTATGTGATCTTTCTGGGAGAGGACGAGATCGCGGGCGGCGTGGTGGCCTGCAAGGACATGGCCACCGGCGAACAGACCAAGCTGGAACCCGCCGCCACGATATACCGCATCAAAGCAGGCTTGGCAGAACGGGAAACAGGCACTGTGATTTTAGAAAAATAAGCAACGTTTTGTAATATTAATTGGATAAAATACAAATAGGAGCGATTTTATGAGAAGCGTTCGCATCTCAGCATGGGTGCTTGCCATGCTTTTGACCTGTTCTCCGCTCTCCGCACTGGCAGTGGAAACGGACCTGCTGCCCGCCCGCCGGGCAGCTCCTGATTTTTCCGACACCGCCGGCACAGCATATGAGGAGGCTGCGTCTGTGGTCTATGAGGCCGGCGTGATGAACGGCTTCACGGTCTCCCGCTTCGCTCCGGAGGAGCCGCTGATGCCAGAACAGCTGGCGGCAGTATGTGCCCGGCTGTACGATCTGCTTACCGGCGGCAGCGGAGCCTTCCCCGCCCCGGCAGAAGACGAGGCCTGGTACGATCCCTACTACCGCTTTCTGGAAGAAGCCTTGGATAATCAGGGGGAATCGGGGTCCGCGGATGATGCGGAAGGCAGCGGACCGGTTGTCGGAAC
This genomic window from Pusillibacter faecalis contains:
- a CDS encoding penicillin-binding transpeptidase domain-containing protein encodes the protein MRENRSRRLLALAGILGAVLLVYLGVLYNIQVNEHEEYLAKSIHSIAQEETIEASRGVITDRKGRVLVSNRSVYNLSFDSSLLKTGQDQNEAILRLLELCQDQGRTWSDSLPISRQAPYSYTLDTLSDSKKLQFLNYLRSVDACNDALVSYMLKHPELADVPEAGEEEDISPTPQEQGEALLDQLPGSAVTSQMLLDAGLSSYYVFSQLREELNLPSGFTMEQARMVLGIRYELSLRRASGYTDYTLVEDVDTAFISMVTDGNYAGAEISQSTVREYETTAAAHILGLVGPLYPEDLENPFYDDYPQNATVGKSGVEAAFEEYLRGKNGRRVISTNSEGKITGQYYATEPEPGSTVELTIDLELQQTVEAILAEAVTAMNKDGLTDRGAAAVVELVDSGELLALANYPTYDLSTYRQDYTELSEDPAHPLYNRATSTPYAPGSTIKPLTAVAALEEGIVSPTDKIYSPYTWRYPGDPNSYSNCAGGSHGWINVSQAITKSCNYFFSEMGYQLGMDNLREYLSAFGLGAHTGIETGDNTGTLPENRPGEDQAPWAGYGQANQAYTPLQLANYICTLVSGGVRREPHLLKAVKSYDNSQVLAVGNTEPVQTLELHDATLEAVKKGMYGYTQPGGSVAAYFQNCVVTAGAKTGTSQLGGDQKDNGVFVCFAPYDDPEIVVSIVIEHAGSGAALAPSAVKILNAYFSADNVSGSITGENQLLP
- a CDS encoding glycoside hydrolase family 13 protein encodes the protein MREPFVFDPRHPLCKTPFGAAVCGSQIALRCRPLAAEGFTHCALILQQEFSGLRQELKASFSGIEGDRACFALDFSAPAEPELVWYAFRLWRDDGSGCMLDKTGYRSDGGWDPWQLTVYQKSFSPTWFGQGITYQIFPDRFCRLEVPSPEGLVGERWVHQDWAEAPAWRPEADGEVRNRDFFGGSLQGIVSKLPYLKELGVTTLYLCPIFESASNHRYNTADYTRIDPMLGDEEDFKLLCREAGRLDMRVLLDGVFNHTGSQSRYFNADGFYSTLGAAQSTESPYYDWYSFHPWPEDYDAWWGIKTLPAVREEAESYLDYIIDGPDSVVRRWLRAGASGWRLDVADELPDWFIRKIRAAAEETKPDAVLLGEVWEDASNKIAYSKRRKYLLGDELHGVMNYPFRTALLAYLQGGDADGFREAMETLRENYPPAAFSSLMNFLGTHDTPRILTVLGADRIPESKEERAIYRLSPAQRQRGLELVRLAALVLFTFPGSPTVYYGDEIGLEGWEDPFNRGTYSWESGDRELLAYFQRLGALHRSCPPLREGSIQWLYTSGPLLIFARELEKSRLITVLNASDQERELPLSEPKVRNLLTGAVLSPEDGRLRLPPRTGLLLTEDCPG
- a CDS encoding ParA family protein, with amino-acid sequence MGKIVAIVNQKGGVGKTTTCVNLTAALTEAGKRVLLCDFDPQANATSGMGVDKTVSKGIYEVVIGDVPADHAIVQTRWGDVLPSNKALAGAGVELIALEQRESLLRKALAPVRDVYDFIFIDCPPSLELLTLNALCAADSVLVPVQGEYYALEGLSDLMNTIRLVRRSLNTKLALEGVLLTMFDGRTNLALQVAEEVKHYFPGNVYATVVPRNVRLSEAPSHGKPIAAYDRTSRGAEAYTALAAEFLKRQTP
- a CDS encoding ParB/RepB/Spo0J family partition protein, which translates into the protein MASKKPSGLGRGLGALLGDDVMNADAQTVTTLPIAEVESNSAQPRKYFDDAALAELAESIRLHGIIQPLTVRKLSSGYYQIIAGERRWRAARLAGLKEVPVVVMEADDRKAAELAMIENLQREDLNPMEEALGYQALIQQYHMTQEEAAARVGKSRPAVANSLRLLELDPSVQQQVVEGRLSAGHARALVPLSPALQVRAAGTILQGGLSVRQTETLAKRLAAEKKAKRSPAANQVNYAAEAQQSLSSALGRKVRIVTGRNKGRIELEYYGMDDLNDLLEALALLKQSRKGPKSP
- the serS gene encoding serine--tRNA ligase — translated: MLDIRFVRENPEIVKENIKKKFQDAKLPLVDEVIALDAKRRAAIAEADQLRADRNRLSKQVGMLMGQAKKDPSKLEEAEAVKAQVKEQADRLAELERQEAELEERVHHLMLVIPNIIDPSVPIGPDDSANVEVERFGEAKVPDFPIPYHTEIMESFNGIDLDAAGRVSGNGFYYLLGDIARLHEAVLAYGRDFMIDKGFTYCIPPFMIHGNVVEGVMSQTDMDAMMYKIEGEDLYLIGTSEHSMIGRFIDQILPAESLPQTLTSYSPCFRKEKGAHGIEERGVYRIHQFEKQEMIVVCKPEESKDWYEKLWRYSVELFRSLDIPVRQLECCSGDLADLKVKSCDIEAWSPRQQKFFEVCSCSNLGDAQARRLRIRYKDESGKMQLCHTLNNTCVAPPRMLIAFLENNLQADGTVLIPEVLRPYMGGKEKLTPKK
- the mscL gene encoding large conductance mechanosensitive channel protein MscL; translation: MSKTTGLIAEFKQFIARGNVMDMAVGVIVGGAFKAIADSLVNDIINPILGIFAGGNESLSALAIHLPGGGDLLIGSFLNAVLNFLIMAFVVFCLVKSINKFHRKKEKAAPPPAPPEPSAEERLLTEIRDLLKERG
- the rsmG gene encoding 16S rRNA (guanine(527)-N(7))-methyltransferase RsmG; this translates as MEELLRQGLTALGLPPESAPDLARYGEMLREKNRVMNLTAIEDPAEIAALHFLDSAALLTLADFRNKRVADVGTGAGFPGLPLRILEPSLSLTLLDAQNKRVEFLKEVCAALGLSDVTCVHARAEEFAADHREGFDLVVSRAVANLRLLAELCLPLVKEGGRFLAMKSVDSDQELAESRHAIETLGGAVETASSYVIPGTEIRHRVIFIKKLRKTDKKYPRTFAKIKKHPL
- a CDS encoding P-loop NTPase — translated: MGQCIAVVSGKGGTGKTSFTAGVGAALALSGLRVLCVDCDIGLRNLDIALGLSDAALMDFSDVAQQRCTLERAVVSHPQLAKLSLLTAPIRQRGQPVTGEQMASLLRAVRIQYDFCLLDAPAGLGDGFLLATAAADRCVVVTTADASSLRDAQHTVMELGRFGPGKLHLVVNRVRKKLLRSMHATIDDAMDKAGLPLLGVVPEDDALPLALNRGSPILLSAPASPASSAYRNIATRLRGGKAPLLRIK
- a CDS encoding methylglyoxal synthase, producing MNIALMSHDNKKELMVQFCTAYAGILSKHHIYATNTTGHMVADATGLKVHCFLTYAHGGSQQIGARIAYNEFDLVIFFNDPSREDMAGDISYISRLCDQNNIPFASNIATAEMLVLGLARGDLDWRCIVNPSTRPIA